The DNA region CAGGAAACTGTTATCGACATCAGCCGAAATACGCAGTTGCACCAAATGGGCATTGTAGGTTTCCTCGTTAGCCGTTGCCGGAAAAGCTTCAAGGGACTTGCCCTTGAGCGCGAACCAGTCGGTGACATATTTGCTGAAGGTAGCGGAAATACCGCCGACCTGCTGGCGAATACTCTGCTCCATAGCCGTCATGGCCGAGCTGTAGGAAAGGTAGGACACCGCACAGCCAACGAGCAAGAGAGATAAAGCAACGGAAGTACTGATTTTTTTACGTAATGACCATGTTGCCGACATGGGGCCTCCGGTATGTTTGATCATCGCCTCGGGCGATACTTATTTGTTATTGGTGAAGGCAATCCTGTGCAAGGGGGTACAGCAGGCAAAAGATTCAGAGCGCCTCCCCCCTTAAATAACCATAGACCGATTAGCGCCATGTGCACCGAATCACTATCGATTTTCAGTTACAGCGCAGAAGCCGCCTCACCGCTGCGGGCAATAGCGGTATTCAAGGCTATCGGCATAATCCTGCAATTGCTTAAGGATCTGCCGTTTTTTGATGGGATCAGGCTGGGGGGGTTGTACATCCAATCCTGCCAACAGGGCGTGGATACGCTGGCGAAAGTCACTCAATACCAAGCTGGCGCCCTGATCAGGACGGGTAAGCCGGCCACAACAGAAATCGAACCAGCGCTGCTGCTCCGCCGGGTCAAGGCTCTCGGGGAAATTGCGGGCGCGATAGCGAAACAGCAGCTCCGGAAGGCGGCTATCCTCGAAGGTCCACTCCGTTTTGGCCAGGGCGTCGGGAGATAAGGTTCGCACACGGCTCATCAGGCGCTTGTCAGCATCGCTGAAAAAGCCGGCATAGAGCTGTTGCTCAGGGTCTGTGCGCCCGGTGAAATCCTGGGCGCTGTACAGTTCATCCAACTTTTCAGCCAGAGCTTCACGCTCGGTACGGGTCAATTGGGTCCACGCACGCAAGTGTTGCTCACAAATCGCCATATCCAATTGCAGGCGACGCGCCAAGGTCTCATCAACCATAGCAGTGGTAACCAGCATCGGGGTTTTATTAAGATGAATCTCCTTCAGAGGTAAACGTTCAACCCCCTCAGGTAAATCAGCACTGGCAGTAAACAGGCGAATGCGCAATTCATCTACCGGTAAATTCAACAGCGGTGAGGGATCGAACGCCAGGTTAAAGGCAATCACTGAATTTTTGTTTGCCGGATGGTAAGCCAGGGGCAGCACCAGGGCAGCATTGCCCTGCTGGCCAGGAAAGCGCGATGAAATATGTAACAAAGGCTTTTGCCCGTCGATATCGATCAAACTGGCTGCAAAGCGTTTGTCGCGCAAGCGAAAGGCATAATCATACAGCTTGGGCTGGCGTGACTTAAGCAGGCGGGCCATGGCAATGGTGGCATGCACATCCGATAGTGCATCGTGGGCCGCTTCATGGCTGATCCGGTTGACCTCGGTGAGCCTCTCCAGCTTAAAGCAGGGTGTGCCGTCCTCGTAATCGGGCCAGTGGATTCCCTCCGGGCGCAATGCGCGCGTCATGCGCAGTACATCAATCAAATCCCAGCGCGAGTTGCCATTGCGCCATTCGCGCTCATAGGGATCATAGAAATTGCGGTAGAGGGTATAGCGGGTCACCTCATCATCAAAGCGAATGGAGTTATACCCCACGCCACAGGTTCCGGGTCGCGCCAGTTCACGGTGGATCGCTGCAATAAAGTCAGCCTCACTGACCCCTTTGGCTTCAGCCTCCTGAGGGGTGATACCGGTAATCAGGCAAGCTTCCGGTTTGGGAAGCACATCCGGGGCCGGACGCGCATAAATCGTCAGCGGTTCACCCAGGATATTCAGGTCAAGGTCGGTACGCACACCGGCAAATTGCACAGGGCGATCGATCGCCGGACTCTCTCCCCAGGTTTCATAATCGTGCCAATAAAGGGTAATTTGCTCAGTAGAAGTCATTATCAATGCCTATATTGCGGACGCTATCCCACGCTTTTTACTGCACCGCTGCCTGTTGAACAGCTTCTGTGCAGCCAGGGATCAATCTATTTTTATCACACCCGGTTATGTCACCGAAGGCCAGCACTGTAACACCTGCCTGTAGCTTTCCCCTATACTGCGAGCCATTTTGTCCGGTTTTCCGCCCGACCGGATTATTTTATATGACCAGAAAAATTCAACCGTGGAGCCTGTTATGAGCGACCTTGAAAGTCTCTTTGCCAATAACCTTCGCTGGGCCGAGGATATCAAGCATAAAGACCCCAGTTTCTTTGCCAACCTGGCCCAACAGCAAGCTCCTGAATACCTGTGGATCGGCTGTTCCGACAGTCGGGTGCCCGCCAACCAGATCGTGGACCTGGCCCCCGGTGAGTTATTTGTACACCGCAATGTCGCTAACGTGGTCATACATACCGACCTTAATTGCCTGACCGTGCTCAATTACGCGGTAGAGTTCCTCAAGGTTAAACATGTGATGGTCACCGGCCATTACGGATGCGGCGGTGTTAAGGCAGCGCTGGAAAACCGCAAATTGGGACTGATTGATTACTGGCTGCGCAATATCCGCGACGTGTACTACAACAACAAGACAGAAATGGAACAAATCCGGGATGAAGAACACCGCCTGAATCGCCTGTGCGAGTTAAATGTTATCCAACAGGTTTACAACGTGGCCCGCTGCAATATCGTGCAAAATGCCTGGGGGCGGGGGCAGGAACTCACCATCCATGGCTGGATCTATGACATCAACGACGGCATTTTGCACCGGCTGATGGAGCCCATCGACCATCTGGAACAAATTCCCGAGCAATATCGCCTCTACTAAAACCCCATCTCTTCGATATTGCCCAATAAGGCCAGCCCAGTCTGGCCTTTTTATGTTCTGCCAAGCTATACCAATCTCCCCTCACAAGCTGACAAGGCTCAACTATACTCAAACGGGTATGACAGTACCCCGTCCATTTCCACACAACCGATGTTGTATACACCACAGGAATTTACGGATAGACAACGGGAGCAAAGCACTCGAATGCGCGGCAGCTTTCCACCATCTCAGGTATCGAGTATTGAGTTTCAGGTAGCCCAACTGCAACGCCAGGAGCAGTGCAACTCACTGTACGGCAACCTGCCCAGCTCCCTGCTGTTATCCATCATCATTGCAAGCATCCTCAGTGCCTCCCACTGGCAGCATATTGGCTATGATCGGGTTATCCTGTGGAATCTGTTACTGGGATGCGCGCTGCTCCTGCGTCTGATCTGCTGGTATTTCTGGCGTTACACCGGAAAAGCCTATCGCCATGAAATCTGGTTGTGGTGGTTTCGCCTGGGGACTTGCCTGGCAGCCCTGGCCTGGGGTTCGTCTGCCTATTTCCTTTTTTCAGTGGACAGTGCCATGCTGCAGGCGCTCTTGGCATTTTCGATTGCCGGTGTTGCCAGTGGCTCACTCACATCCCTCACACTGGATCGCGTGTCTTCCGTCACCTTTGTCTTGCTCACCGTATTTCCACTCAGTATCAGGCTGTACTTACAAGAAGGTACGGAAGCAATTTACCTGTTTATCATGTCACTGCTGTTCATTGCCTTTGTGCTAACAAGCAGTAGCCGCGCCCAGCGTAATATCGCAGAACAACTCCGTAAAAATATTGAGCTTGGCCGGCTAGCCAATGAGTTACATCGAAAACAGCACATTGAAGAAATCATTCGTGCATCACAATCGATCTTTATCGCCGAACGCAACAGCCTTGCCAGTTTACGGTTTATCCTGCATCAGCTACTCGACCTCAGCCAAAGTGCCATGGGCTATATCGGACGTATCGATTGGGACAAGCCGTCACAACAACAGCTGGTACGTGCCCTGCTGTTCGCGAGTGAGCCACACCGGGAACAGTCCCCTTCCCGTTTTCAGGCAAACCACTTGCCAGAGCAAGGAGAATTTCGCGATCTGCACCATTTATTCAATACAGCGATTACCACAGGCAAACCACTGATCAGCAATATCCCTGAACAAGACCAACGCTCGGGTGGCGCACCCACCGGGCATCCATCGCTTAATAATTTTCTTGCAATACCTATCTATATTGAAGAACAACAGGTCGCCTTGCTCGGCTTGGCCAACAAGCCAGGTGGCTATGATGAAGCCGATATTCATTTGTTAGCACCACTCCTCAATACTATTGCCCAACTGGTACAAGCTGCTGCCAATGAAGAAGACCACGCTAAAGATAAAGCCGCATTGGTAGAGCACTCCGTCAGTACACGGATTATTGTCGAGAATGTGGGCGACGGCATCATCATGATTAATCAACACGGACTCATTCAGGAGTTCAATCGCGCCGCTGAAATTATCTTCGGTTACAAGAAACAACAGGTGCTGCATAAAAACATCAGTATGCTTATGCCCGAGCCGGATAAATCCAGGCATGACGGTTATCTGCAAACCTATTTAAAAACCCACAAAAGCAACATTATTGGAAAGGGTCGGGAAGTGACTGGATTACGCAAAAATGGCGCTACCTTTCCTATGGATTTGTTGATCTCTATGGTGGCACACGATGAAGAGCCTTTATTTATTGGTATTGTGCGCGATAACAGTGAGTACCATACGTTTATCGCCCGCAAAAATATGCGTTTACTGGAAGTGCTTACCCAACAGGTCTACCAATGGCTGTTACTGACTCGGGCTATTAATCACAGCTACCAGGCGAATACCATCGCCCTCCCACAGGCCTTGCAGGATCAGTTACAACAGCAGGAATATCAAATCCACAAGGCATTAGCGAAATATTTTATTAACGAAGGCAATGGCCAGCCGGCCAATGTAAACCTGATCCGTAAAATCCGGGAATTAATTCGCCAAACCAACAATTTATTTGCACCACGACAACTCAACCTACTCAGTACGGAAAAGCGTGAGCACATATATATCAACTGCGATGAAAAACTGCTGGGGCTACTCATTCTCTTACTGAGTAATCAATTGATACAACAGCAGAACAGCGATATTGATATCAGCATCCACGAAGAAAAAAACCAGGCAAAGATCACATTATCAATAGAAACACCACAGGTTAATGACCAGGAAGCAACCGGAACACCCAGTGGAAGTAATGACAGCCGCGACTTGCTGGCGCTGATAGGACTCTATCATGGCACCCTGCAAAAACGACAAACTATTGGCTTTATGAATAACCAAAGTTGCCTATGTGCCATACAATTAACATTTCCGCTGGCGACATTTTCATTGGGCAGTTCCCCATAGCCATCGGATTTACAGGGGGATAGATTGGTTAACATACATCACTGCGCGAAGACAGGATTGCGCCTCATCCAGATACAACTCATCAACCAATTGTTTAACCAATAACAATGCCGGATCAGTACCGAGCTGTTGCCTGTCCGGGGTATTAAATATCGCAAAGGACGGAGCAGACACCTGCCATTTTACCGTTACCTGAAACTGGTTAACCGGCTTGTGGATGCCATGGCCCGGCTGCCATGCCATGGATAATTGCAAATAATCTTCATGCCCCAACAAAGCCAGGCGTTTCTGCCAATCCGTAAAATAATCCACCACACCGGCAGGCGTGTTTTTGCGGTTTGAATCCAACATCAACACCCCCTGATCCAATGCGAAAGCAACCACTTCACTAATCACCAGAAATAAATATTCCCTGACAGCAAAGGGTACACGCAAACCCTGAAACAGGGACATACACAAGGGGGGCAAATCCAGTTGCTGCAGTTCCTGCCCTCCCAGGCGCAATGACCACTCAATGGCAGCAGTTGGTAATTGTAATTCCGCATCCAGGGGGCGAAGGCCAATTCGTTGGGAAAAATGTTGCGCAATGATCGATGGGGATAATAAACACAAGGACACATCGTCTTCATAGTGAGTGTGTGTCACATGGGCTTGTAGTGATGCCATCAGCTGTTGGAGTAAATTCGCGGGCTGCTGCGCTATCACTTCGTGTACCCTGGCCAGGGAAAAAGCGTCTCCCACCGGACTCTTGGCTTCGAGCAAACCATCGGTAAAGACCAGAATCTCCCCACTCGCCGGTGTCGGGCAGCGGCTGACACCGGCATCAAACACAGGTTCATCGAGGATTCCCAGGGCCATATGATTCGAGGGAAATTCATGTAATACCCTGCCCTGGTCAATCCACAAGGCGGCAGGGATGCCGCCATTCCACACACAGACCTCATGGCGCTCACGATGTATCTGGATTACCAAGGCTGCCACAAAACGATCAACAGGCGTATCACGCACCAGCTTCCGATTCATTTCAGCCACGATGGTTTCCAGGTGAAACCCTCGTGCAACCATGGTGTTAAAGATAGCCACTACGGGCATGATGGTCATAGCTGCCGCAAGGCCGTGACCAGTTGCATCCGCCAGTAAAAAATACAAATCGCCACGCGGCGAAAAGCGAGCCAATGCAATATCGCCACTAAAGGTCGTGGAGGGATGTATCTGAATGGAAACGCCGTCAATCGAGGCCCTATTCTGGCGTACCAAATGTTCGTAGGTATATTTGGCAACAGCCTCTTCACGTTCGGCATTCAACTTGAAGCCGGCCAATTCAGTATTTTGCTGGCGAATCAGGCGTTGCAGGGCCCGGTTGCGGATCAGCGCAGACACCTTGAGTGCCAGCAATGACAGATTAACCGGCTTGATAATGTAATCCGCAGCCCCTAATGCAAAACAGGATTCCAGAAATTCATGGTCATCGCGCACACTGATCATAATGACCGGCAATTCGCCAAATAAATGTTGATATTCAGGATCGGTAAGGAGATCCAGGCCACAGCCATCCCCCAATTGGTAATCCAGCAATATCAAATCTATATCGACAGCCGTGCGCAAACAGTTTTTTGCCTCAGCAAGGCTCAATGCACACAGCGTGGACAACCCTCGTGCGCCCAGGTATTCGCAAAATAAACCGTTAAGGATTTCATCGTCATCGACGATCAAAACACGCTGCGGATGTTGTATGTCTTGCATGGCGCCAGGCAAGTCGCGTTGGTTGATGCAAACGCTTAACGAATATCAATAATTTTTTGCAGGTTAGCCAACTGCAGGATTTCCAGGATAGCCGGCTTGAGATTAATCATGGACACTTTCGCCTGCTGTGACTGGGCGCGCTTTTGCGCCATGACCAATAAACCTATGCCGGCACTGTCGATGTAATCCAGCACCTCACCATCAAGCACGATGTGAGAGGATTCACCCAGTGCATTTGTCACAGCCAGATTGAAATCACCACTGGATGAATAATCAAAACGCCTGGGCATGCGGATCGCCTTTGCCTCTGCCATAACGACTCCTGTTATCGCTGTATGTGGGGCGGAAAGAACTGCAATACAAATGTCACTTGTTATCAGGGATTATTGCAGTGCGGAAAAAGATATTGCTAAAGATAGCAGCTTTGTTTGTGGCTGCCGAAAACTTGTCAGGATTGGCGCAAAAATCTTTGCTGGATATTGCCATCCTGAAAACTGGATCGGCAGCCGAAGCTGCCGATCCAGGGAGAGGCCAACAGAATGTCCTTACTGTATTTCCAGTACGCCCTCTTCGATTTTAGCCTTCCATATTTGGGGGCCTGTGGTATGCACCGACTCACCACGGGAATCCACAGCCACGGTAACCGGCATATCTTTCACATCAAACTCGTAGATAGCTTCCATACCCAGTTCGGGGAAACCGAGTACGCTGGAGGATTTGATAGCCTGGGCTACCAGATAGGCCGCACCGCCCACAGCCATCAGGTATACAGATTTGTGATCGCGAATAGCATCAATGGCTGCCGGGCCGCGCTCGGATTTACCAATCATGCCCAACAGGCCGGTCTTTTCCAGCATGGTGCGGGTGAACTTATCCATGCGCGTAGCCGTAGTCGGGCCAGCTGGGCCCACCACCTCGTCGCGAACAGGATCAACTGGCCCTACGTAGTAAATAAAGCGACCTTTCAAATCCACTGGCAGGGACTCCCCCCTGGCCAGCAAATCGGTCATCTTTTTATGGGCGGCATCGCGACCGGTCAACATCTTGCCCGACAGCAGGATGGTCTCACCGGTTTTCCAGGTTTGCACCTCTTCCGGCGTGACTGTGTCCAGGTTGACCCGGCGCACGCTATCGCCTACCTCCCAGGTGATATCCGGATAATCTTCGATGGATGGCGGGGTTTGGCAAGCCGGGCCGGAACCGTCCAGCACAAAATGCGCATGGCGGGTAGCGGCACAGTTGGGGATGATAGCAATAGCCTTGTTGGCTGCATGGGTGGGGTAGTCTTTAACCTTGATATCCACTACGGTGGTTAAACCACCCAGGCCCTGGGCACCGATCCCCAGGCGATTTACCTTATCGTAGAGTTCAATCCGCAGCGCTTCGGCGCGATTGCTGGCGCCGCGCTCTTGCAGCTCCTGAATATCCACCGGATCGAGCAGCGCCTCCTTGGCGAGCAGCATGGCTTTTTCGGCAGTGCCGCCTATGCCTATGCCGAGCATACCCGGCGGACACCAGCCGGCCCCCATTTCAGGCACTACTTTCAGCACCCAATCCACCACCGAATCCGAGGGGTTCAACATGGCGAACTTGGTTTTAGCCTCGGAGCCACCGCCCTTGGCCGCCACATGCACATCGACGGTGTTGCCGGGCACTATGTTGTAGTGGATCACTGCCGGGGTGTTGTCGCCGGTATTTTTGCGGGCGCCGTCGGGATCAGCCAGAATCGAGGCGCGCAGTACATTATCCGGGTGGTTGTAAGCGCGACGCACACCTTCGTTGATCATGTCCGTAAGGCTCATGTCGGCATCCCATTGCACATCCATCCCCACCGTAACGAAAACCGTGACTATGCCGGTGTCCTGGCAGATAGGGCGATGACCTATGGCGCACATACGCGAATTGATCAAAATCTGGGCCATGGCATCCTTGGCAGCCTTGTTTTGCTCGCGCTCGTAGGCTTTATGTATGGCCTGGATAAAGTCCACCGGGTGGTAGTAGGAGATAAATTGCAGCGCATCGGCGACGCTGTCGATCAGATCTTGTTGGCGAATCACGGTTGGCATAATCACTTCTCTTCTCGTGAAGTTGGCTGAAACAGCAAAAAATCGGCGGCAATTTTACACCAGGCAAGTATCCAATCACCTCCAAACCTGCTACTGCGAGGCGAAAAAAAGGCGATTTCTGCAAATCGCCTTTTGGAACACTGGCGGAAATATAACCAGAGATTATTTTGGCACCAGGCCAATTTGCTGCCTGATCTGCAGCAGCTCGCGGTTAGTGCTGCGGCGGAATTCATCAATCGCCGCAATCGCTTCTTCATTCGTGCGGGTTTTGGCGGCAATACTGTCAATAGCCGCCAGCTCCAACTGCATACGATCCAGGCGCTCGCGCAAGGATTGAAGGTTTTGCGCCTGTTGGCTAATGCCTCCGGCCATGGTATCCACCTTCGCAATCGCAGCATCCACCGCGGCTTTACTGGTAGTCACCTCCTGTTTAAGGCTATTCAGGCCAGCCTTGGCATCGGCGCCATCTTTTTTCGCTACTGCGGTATCGCGGCCAACCGCGTTGATTTTTTCATTGGCCACGGCAAGCGCCTTGCGATTGTCTTCGGTACTGGCGGAGAGCTTGCGCAATTCACTGTCCAGTGTTTTCAGATTGGCTTGCAGGGTCACAACGGATGCGCTGGACTCTTCAGAGGTGAGATTGAGTTTCTGCTCCAGGTTGGCAATGCGGGCTTCCGCCTGCTGCAGATGACCCTGTGCCTGCAACAACTGCCAGGCCAGATATCCAGCTCCACCAACGGCCACCAGGGCAATAATCAAGGCAATAGCCGGCAGGGCACTACTCGACCGGGGCGGCGGGGGAGCATGGTATGTTGTGCTGGTACGAGGAGCCTGGCGCGGCGGAGGCAGGTCATCATGCGCGGGCACGGGACGGCGAGCGGGTGTGTCTGCCGGTTCATTCAGATTACCGGTTGATAAGGTAGGTTCTCTACGTTCCATAACGGCGTTTACCTGCTGGTTTGAGAAGGCTTGGAGGCGGCTAAAAAGGTGCGCCTATTCTATAGCAGCAGCCAACCTAAACATAGGCAACACTACAGCGGCGCAGGTTCCCAAGCATAAAAAAAACGGGCGCACGGCCCGTTTTTTTTATGGCGCTCACTAACGAACAAATTACTTGGCGTAATTGGCGTTTACAAAGTCCCAGTTTACCAGCGACCAGAAAGCCCCAATGTAGGTTGGGCGCGCATTGCGGTAATCAATGTAATACGCGTGTTCCCACAGGTCGATGGTCAGGATGGGAGTGACTGTGGCATCGGTCAGCGGCGTAGCTGCATTGCTGGTGTTAACAATAGCCACTGAACCATCCGCTTTTTTCACCAGCCAGGTCCAGCTGGAACCAAAGTTGTTGATAGCAGAATTAGTGAAATCTTCTTTGAATTTTTCGAAAGAGCCAAAGGCGCTGGTAATGGCATCCGCTACAGCACCGGTTGGCGCGCCGCCACCATTGGGGCTCAGGCAGTGCCAATAGAAAGTGTGGTTCCAGATTTGCGCCGCATTGTTAAATACCGGGCCAGAAGAAGTCTTGATCACATCCTCCAGGCTCTTGCCTTCAAACTCGGTACCGGGAACCAGGGTGTTCAGTTTATCCACATAGGCTTTGTGGTGTTTACCGTAGTGGAATTCCAGGGTTTCGACAGAAATGTGGGGAGCCAGTGCATCTTTAGCATATGGCAGTGCGGGTAATTCAAAAGCCATGATGTTTCTCCTAGGTCACGGTTGTAAAAAGCCGAGGGTATTATCCTCGTTGACAGCACGTTAGTTTTGTGAAAAAGCAGTAAATAATTATCAGCCGAAAATAGTGACGGCCCACCAGGGGCCGTCACTATAGCGCAAAATCACTGGATGAGGCGCAGACTGGCCCAAAAGTAGTCTGCGTCTATCCGGTTTCTTGCCTGTTGTTTGTTAACGATCATGAATCAGGTCTGCGCCATGATTACATCATGCCGCCCATACCACCCATGCCGCCCATATCCGGTGCAGCAGCAGGTTTATCTTCCGGCAAATCAGCAACCATGGCTTCGGTGGTGATCATCAGGCCAGCGATAGAACCGGCAGCTTGCAGTGCAGTGCGGGTTACCTTGGCTGGGTCGAGGATACCCATCTCAATCATGTCGCCATAAACACCGGTAGCCGCGTTGTAACCGAAGTTGCCAGAGCCTTTCTTAACAGAATCGGCAACCACCGAGGGCTCTTCACCCGCGTTAGCAACGATTTGGCGCAGGGGGGATTCCATGGCGCGACGCGCAATGCCGATACCCGCGTTCTGGTCTTCGTTATCACCTTTGAGGTCAGCGATGGCAGCCACAGCGCGAATCAGTGCAGTACCACCGCCGGGAACCACCCCCTCTTCCACTGCCGCACGGGTAGCGTGAAGGGCATCTTCAACGCGCGCTTTCTTCTCTTTCATCTCAACTTCGGTGGCAGCGCCCACTTTGATGACCGCAACACCGCCAGCCAGTTTGGCCACGCGCTCTTGCAGTTTCTCGCGGTCGTAATCGGAAGAGGTCTCTTCGATTTGTACACGGATTTGCTGTACGCGGGTTTTGATTTCTTCTGCTTTACCAGCACCGTCAACGATGGTGGTGTTGTCTTTGTTCATGGTCACGCGCTTGGCAGTGCCCAGGTGCTCCAGGGTGGCACTTTCCAGATCCAGGCCCACTTCTTCAGAAATCACCGTACCGCCAGTCAACACAGCGATGTCTTGCAGCATCGCCTTGCGACGATCGCCGAAACCAGGTGCCTTAACCGCCGCTACTTTCACGATACCGCGGATGTTGTTAACAACCAGGGTAGCCAGCGCTTCGCCTTCCACATCTTCCGCAACGATCACCAGCGGCTTGCCTGACTTGGCCACGCCTTCCAGTACCGGCAGGAGTTCGCGGATGTTGGAGATCTTCTTGTCAACCAGCAGGATGAACGGATTGTCGTGTTCAACGCTCATGTTGTCCTGGTTGTTGATGAAGTAGGGAGACAGGTAACCGCGGTCAAATTGCATACCTTCCACCACGTCCAGCTCGTTATCCAGGCTGGTACCTTCTTCAACGGTGATAACACCTTCTTTGCCTACTTTTTCCATCGCTTCAGCAATCAGGTTACCGATAGAGCTGTCACTATTGGCAGAGATGGTACCTACCTGGGAAATGGATTTGCTGTCAGCACAGGGAACTGCAATTGACTGGACGTGCTTAACCGCTTCGGCAATCGCCTTATCGATACCGCGCTTCAGGTCCATAGGATTCATGCCAGCGGCAACAGACTTGAGGCCTTCGTTCACAATCGCTTGTGCCAGCACAGTAGCGGTAGTGGTACCGTCACCGGCATCGTCAGACGCTTTGGACGCAACTTCTTTTACCATTTGCGCGCCCAT from Cellvibrio japonicus Ueda107 includes:
- the groL gene encoding chaperonin GroEL (60 kDa chaperone family; promotes refolding of misfolded polypeptides especially under stressful conditions; forms two stacked rings of heptamers to form a barrel-shaped 14mer; ends can be capped by GroES; misfolded proteins enter the barrel where they are refolded when GroES binds) gives rise to the protein MAAKEVKFGDSARQRMLAGVNILADAVKATLGPKGRNVVLEKSFGAPTITKDGVSVAKEISLKDKFENMGAQMVKEVASKASDDAGDGTTTATVLAQAIVNEGLKSVAAGMNPMDLKRGIDKAIAEAVKHVQSIAVPCADSKSISQVGTISANSDSSIGNLIAEAMEKVGKEGVITVEEGTSLDNELDVVEGMQFDRGYLSPYFINNQDNMSVEHDNPFILLVDKKISNIRELLPVLEGVAKSGKPLVIVAEDVEGEALATLVVNNIRGIVKVAAVKAPGFGDRRKAMLQDIAVLTGGTVISEEVGLDLESATLEHLGTAKRVTMNKDNTTIVDGAGKAEEIKTRVQQIRVQIEETSSDYDREKLQERVAKLAGGVAVIKVGAATEVEMKEKKARVEDALHATRAAVEEGVVPGGGTALIRAVAAIADLKGDNEDQNAGIGIARRAMESPLRQIVANAGEEPSVVADSVKKGSGNFGYNAATGVYGDMIEMGILDPAKVTRTALQAAGSIAGLMITTEAMVADLPEDKPAAAPDMGGMGGMGGMM